Proteins found in one Planctomycetes bacterium MalM25 genomic segment:
- a CDS encoding SpoVR family protein, producing the protein MPLHELAPLPPDLAAMQAEIEPIARSYGLDCFPTVFELVDADRLNEIAAKGGFPTRYPHWRFGMEYDRLSKQYDYGLGKIYELVINNDPCYAYLMRSNMPVDQRLVMAHVYGHCDFFKNNAWFAKTSRKMMDEMANHGNRVRRHMDEVGVEAVEEFIDACLSLDDLIDIHSPHIKRREDCCRYDFDPDQQPERKKPSQKFAAKGYMDSFINPAQEADETSAPNDTPRRVPERPERDVLLFLLEQAPLTPWQHDILAILRDEAYYFAPQGQTKIMNEGWASYWHSTIMTRHGLTASDFICYCDHHSGTMASSPDRLNPYKVGIELFRDIEDRWNRGAYGKAYDECDDARERAEWDTGEGSGRDKIFEVRRTHNDLTFIDTFLTLDFVREQKLFRFGYNESAEQYEIESHAFPKVKQQLLTSLTNAGRPMIAVVDGNHQNRGELLLEHEYAGVELDVAEAQDTLRNLHRLWKRPVHLQTVLDDAEALLSFDGEELTVKRSEASSDDPLADLFGEESTP; encoded by the coding sequence ATGCCCCTCCACGAACTCGCCCCGCTGCCGCCCGACCTCGCCGCCATGCAGGCGGAGATCGAGCCGATTGCGCGCTCGTACGGGCTCGACTGCTTCCCCACGGTTTTCGAGCTGGTCGACGCCGACCGGCTCAACGAGATCGCCGCCAAGGGGGGCTTCCCCACCCGCTACCCGCACTGGCGGTTCGGGATGGAGTACGACCGGCTCAGCAAGCAGTACGACTACGGCCTGGGCAAGATCTACGAGCTGGTCATCAACAACGACCCCTGCTACGCGTACCTGATGCGGAGCAACATGCCAGTCGATCAGCGGCTGGTGATGGCCCACGTGTACGGTCACTGCGACTTCTTCAAGAACAACGCGTGGTTCGCGAAGACCAGCCGCAAGATGATGGACGAGATGGCCAACCACGGCAACCGCGTCCGCCGGCACATGGACGAGGTCGGCGTTGAGGCGGTCGAGGAGTTCATCGATGCCTGCCTATCGCTCGACGACCTGATCGACATCCACTCGCCCCACATCAAACGGCGCGAGGACTGCTGCCGGTACGACTTCGACCCCGACCAGCAGCCCGAGCGCAAGAAGCCGTCGCAGAAGTTCGCCGCGAAGGGCTACATGGACTCGTTCATTAACCCAGCGCAAGAAGCGGACGAGACGTCAGCGCCGAATGACACGCCCCGCCGCGTGCCGGAGCGGCCCGAGCGCGACGTGCTGCTCTTCCTGCTTGAGCAAGCGCCGCTGACGCCGTGGCAGCACGACATCCTGGCGATCCTCCGCGACGAGGCGTACTACTTCGCCCCGCAGGGGCAAACGAAGATCATGAACGAGGGCTGGGCCAGCTACTGGCACAGCACGATCATGACCCGCCACGGCCTGACCGCTTCGGACTTCATCTGCTACTGCGACCACCACTCGGGCACGATGGCGAGCTCGCCCGACCGGCTGAACCCGTACAAGGTCGGCATCGAACTGTTCCGCGACATCGAGGACCGCTGGAACCGGGGCGCCTACGGCAAGGCGTACGACGAGTGCGACGACGCCCGCGAGCGTGCCGAGTGGGACACGGGCGAGGGCTCGGGCCGCGACAAGATCTTCGAGGTCCGCCGCACTCACAACGACCTGACATTCATCGACACGTTCTTGACGCTCGACTTCGTGCGCGAGCAGAAGCTCTTCCGCTTCGGCTACAACGAGTCGGCGGAGCAGTACGAGATCGAGAGCCACGCGTTCCCGAAGGTGAAGCAGCAGTTGCTCACGAGCCTCACCAACGCGGGGCGTCCGATGATCGCGGTCGTCGACGGGAACCACCAGAACCGCGGCGAGTTGCTGCTGGAGCACGAGTACGCGGGCGTCGAGCTCGACGTGGCCGAGGCCCAAGACACGCTCCGCAACCTGCACCGGCTGTGGAAGCGTCCCGTGCACCTCCAGACCGTGCTCGACGACGCCGAGGCGTTGCTCTCCTTCGATGGCGAGGAGCTGACGGTGAAGCGGAGCGAGGCCTCCTCCGACGATCCGCTGGCCGACCTGTTCGGTGAGGAGTCGACGCCGTGA
- a CDS encoding hypothetical protein (Stress response UPF0229 protein YhbH) — protein MSLPIERDVRRFQQIVKGKVRENLKKYVSHGEMLGRKGKEIVSIPVPSLGTPRFRFGDNGNGGVGQGEGEEGDAVGKGQGQSGAGGAGGEAGAEHYTEVDVTLEELAQLLGEELELPNIEPRGKSTIEAAKSKYNSVRSTGPESLRHNKRTYLKALQREISTGGYNPNRPAIIPVKGDKRYRSWTTVDEPLVNAAVIYVMDVSGSMTDEQKRVVRNAAFWIDAWLKSQYTGLERRYIIHDAVGKQVDEHSFYHTRESGGTRVSSGYRVCADLIAGDLPPAEWNLYVFQFSDGDNWGEDNDQAFDLLGEKILPHVNQFAYGQVESPYGSGELLGQIAGRFAADHENLVLAEIEDREAIYAAIKTFLGAGR, from the coding sequence ATGTCGCTTCCGATTGAAAGAGACGTCCGGCGCTTTCAGCAGATCGTGAAGGGGAAGGTGCGCGAGAACTTGAAGAAGTACGTCTCGCACGGCGAGATGCTGGGGCGGAAGGGGAAGGAGATCGTCTCGATCCCGGTGCCCTCGCTCGGCACGCCCCGGTTCCGGTTCGGCGACAACGGCAACGGGGGCGTCGGGCAGGGCGAGGGCGAGGAGGGGGACGCCGTCGGCAAGGGCCAGGGGCAATCCGGCGCGGGCGGCGCCGGGGGCGAGGCGGGCGCGGAGCACTACACGGAAGTCGACGTCACGCTCGAGGAGCTGGCTCAACTCTTGGGCGAAGAGCTCGAGCTGCCCAACATCGAGCCGCGTGGCAAGTCGACCATCGAGGCGGCCAAGTCGAAATACAACTCGGTCCGCTCGACCGGGCCCGAATCGTTGCGGCACAACAAGCGGACCTACCTCAAGGCGCTGCAACGCGAGATCTCCACCGGCGGGTACAACCCGAACCGCCCCGCGATCATCCCCGTGAAGGGGGACAAGCGGTACCGCTCGTGGACCACCGTCGACGAACCGCTCGTGAACGCGGCGGTGATCTACGTGATGGACGTTTCGGGCAGCATGACCGACGAGCAGAAGCGCGTCGTCCGCAACGCGGCGTTCTGGATCGACGCGTGGCTCAAGTCGCAGTACACCGGCCTCGAACGCCGCTACATCATCCACGACGCGGTCGGCAAGCAGGTCGACGAGCACAGCTTCTACCACACCCGCGAGAGTGGCGGCACGCGGGTGAGCAGCGGCTACCGTGTGTGCGCCGACCTGATCGCGGGCGACCTCCCCCCCGCCGAGTGGAACCTGTACGTCTTCCAGTTCTCCGACGGCGACAACTGGGGCGAGGACAACGACCAGGCGTTCGATCTGCTGGGCGAGAAGATCCTGCCGCACGTGAATCAGTTCGCGTACGGTCAGGTCGAGAGCCCGTACGGCAGCGGAGAGCTGCTCGGCCAGATCGCCGGCCGCTTCGCCGCGGACCACGAGAACCTGGTGCTGGCGGAGATCGAAGACCGCGAGGCGATCTACGCGGCGATCAAGACGTTCCTGGGGGCGGGGCGATGA
- a CDS encoding PrkA AAA domain protein has translation MQIMANGSEIIRLVSERQDREQFRRKNWVGSFEEYLDIVREQPEVTRTAYQRLYDMILSYGVETEEVGREKVTHYRFFDDPTGNGKDAVFGLRSALNQLVNALKSAAKGYGIERRVLLLHGPVGSSKSTIARLLKKGLEKYSTTDEGALYTLGWADESEPENDDLVQWCPMNEEPLHLIPSRFRSDVEASLNAGRGEEEFKVRIEGTLDPYCRFLYQQRLKKYDGDWTRVTRDVRVKRVILSEKDRIGIGTFQPKDEKNQDATELTGDINYRKIAEYGSDSDPRAFNFDGEFNVANRGLIEFVEVLKLDVAFLYDLLGASQEHRIKPKKFAQTDIDEVILGHTNEPEYRRLQSNEFMEALRDRTVKIDIPYVTTLSNEIKIYDKDYNNQTVKGKHIAPHTVEMAAMWAVLTRLEEPKNAGLTRLQKLKLYNGKTLPGFTEENINELREQAVTEGMIGISPRYVQDKLSNALVAHPDARSVNPFMVLNELENGLKHHSLINDEEVKQEYRDLLGVVKEEYENIVKNEVQRAIAADEEALARLCGNYIDNVKAYTQREKVKNPFTGQYEEPDERLMRSVEDKIDIPDSRKDDFRREIMNYIGALMIDGKKFDYKSNERLHKALELKLFEDQKDSIKLTSLVSNVVDAETQQKIDVVKGRLIKNYGYDDESATDVLQYVASIFARGDAKQES, from the coding sequence ATGCAAATCATGGCCAACGGAAGCGAGATCATCCGCCTGGTGTCGGAACGCCAGGACCGCGAACAGTTCCGCCGCAAGAACTGGGTCGGCTCGTTCGAGGAGTACCTCGACATCGTGCGCGAGCAGCCCGAGGTCACCCGCACCGCCTACCAGCGGCTCTACGACATGATCCTGTCGTACGGCGTGGAGACCGAGGAGGTCGGCCGCGAGAAGGTCACGCACTACCGTTTCTTTGACGACCCGACCGGCAATGGCAAGGACGCGGTCTTCGGGCTGCGCAGCGCGCTGAACCAGTTGGTGAACGCGCTGAAGAGCGCCGCCAAGGGGTACGGCATCGAACGCCGCGTGCTGCTGCTGCACGGACCGGTCGGCAGCAGCAAGAGCACGATCGCCCGGCTGCTGAAGAAGGGACTGGAGAAGTACAGCACGACCGACGAAGGGGCGCTCTACACGCTCGGCTGGGCGGATGAATCGGAGCCCGAGAACGACGACCTCGTGCAGTGGTGCCCGATGAACGAGGAGCCGCTGCACCTGATCCCGTCGCGCTTTCGCTCCGACGTCGAAGCGAGCCTCAACGCGGGCCGCGGCGAGGAAGAATTCAAAGTGCGGATCGAGGGGACGCTCGACCCGTACTGCCGTTTCCTCTACCAGCAACGCCTGAAGAAGTACGACGGCGATTGGACGCGCGTCACCCGAGACGTCCGCGTGAAGCGCGTCATCCTCAGCGAGAAGGATCGCATCGGCATCGGCACGTTCCAGCCGAAGGACGAGAAGAACCAGGACGCCACCGAGCTGACCGGCGACATCAACTACCGCAAGATCGCCGAGTACGGCAGCGACAGCGACCCACGCGCGTTCAACTTCGACGGCGAGTTCAACGTCGCGAACCGGGGGCTGATCGAGTTCGTCGAGGTGCTGAAGCTCGACGTCGCGTTCCTGTACGACCTGCTGGGCGCCAGCCAGGAACACCGCATCAAGCCGAAGAAGTTCGCGCAGACCGACATCGACGAGGTCATCCTCGGCCACACCAACGAGCCCGAGTACCGCCGGCTGCAATCGAACGAGTTCATGGAGGCGCTGCGAGATAGAACCGTGAAGATCGACATCCCGTACGTCACCACGCTGTCGAACGAGATCAAGATCTACGACAAGGACTACAACAACCAGACGGTCAAAGGGAAGCACATCGCCCCGCACACCGTCGAGATGGCCGCCATGTGGGCCGTGCTAACGCGACTCGAGGAGCCGAAGAACGCGGGCCTGACCCGCTTGCAGAAGCTGAAGCTCTACAACGGCAAGACCCTCCCCGGCTTCACCGAGGAGAACATCAACGAGCTGCGCGAGCAGGCGGTGACGGAGGGGATGATCGGCATCTCGCCGCGTTACGTGCAGGACAAGCTCTCCAACGCGCTGGTTGCGCACCCCGACGCGCGGAGCGTCAACCCGTTCATGGTGCTCAACGAGCTAGAGAACGGACTCAAGCACCACTCGCTCATCAACGACGAGGAGGTCAAGCAGGAGTACCGCGACCTGCTGGGCGTCGTCAAAGAGGAGTACGAGAACATCGTGAAGAACGAGGTCCAACGCGCCATCGCCGCCGACGAGGAGGCCCTCGCCCGGCTGTGCGGCAACTACATCGACAACGTGAAGGCGTACACGCAGCGCGAGAAGGTCAAGAACCCCTTCACCGGCCAGTACGAAGAGCCCGACGAGCGGCTCATGCGCAGCGTCGAGGACAAGATCGACATCCCCGACAGCCGCAAGGACGACTTCCGCCGAGAGATCATGAACTACATCGGCGCGCTGATGATCGACGGCAAGAAGTTCGATTACAAGTCGAACGAACGGCTGCACAAGGCGCTTGAGCTGAAACTCTTCGAGGACCAGAAGGACTCGATCAAGCTGACGAGCCTCGTGTCGAACGTCGTCGACGCGGAGACCCAGCAGAAGATCGACGTGGTCAAAGGCCGGCTGATCAAGAACTACGGCTACGACGACGAGTCCGCGACCGACGTGCTGCAATACGTCGCCAGCATCTTCGCCCGCGGGGATGCGAAGCAGGAGAGCTAG
- the ade gene encoding Adenine deaminase: MKVGVIGRVGAIAAGLLAAVAIRSANRQAHPTILAPAMPAEFSIKSNVVDLAAKRVTPAEVRVAEGKIVSIEPLAEGEAVEGYLTPGYIDAHVHVESSMLVPTEFARAAVTHGTVGSVSDPHEIGNVLGVAGVEYMLEQGAPSPFKFCFGAPSCVPATTFETAGATITVEEVEALLDDDRIGYLSEMMNFPGVLGGDPECLAKIKAAQERNKPVDGHAPGLRGEEAARYVAAGMTTDHECFTIEEARDKLAAGCKIAIREGSAARNFDALQPLISEAPGQVLLCSDDKHPDELEVGHINLLLRRAVAAGSDVFDALRAACQVPVEHYSLPVGLLRVGDPADFVEIDSLTEFNVRRTWIDGELVAENGETLLPRVEPAVANQFTAREVRGEELAIPATGATSLRVIEAIDGQLITNALSETPKEHAGNVVSDVDKDVLKLVVVNRYADAPPAVAFIKNFGLQQGAIASSVAHDSHNVIAVGVDDTDLSTAINLVMDNQGGLSAANHKEAVAEALPLPVAGLMATGTCQEVAAAYQELDKLAKAWGSPLRAPYMTLSFMALLVIPALKLSDKGLFDGAKFEFVPLMD; the protein is encoded by the coding sequence ATGAAAGTCGGCGTAATCGGCAGAGTCGGCGCCATCGCCGCTGGCTTGCTAGCGGCCGTCGCGATACGCTCGGCCAATCGCCAGGCTCACCCCACAATCCTCGCTCCCGCCATGCCCGCCGAATTCTCGATCAAGTCGAACGTCGTTGACCTCGCCGCCAAGCGCGTGACCCCCGCCGAGGTGCGTGTCGCCGAGGGCAAGATCGTTTCGATCGAGCCCTTGGCCGAGGGCGAGGCGGTCGAGGGCTACCTGACGCCCGGCTATATCGACGCGCACGTTCACGTCGAGAGTTCGATGCTCGTGCCGACTGAGTTCGCCCGCGCCGCGGTGACGCACGGCACGGTTGGCTCCGTGAGCGACCCGCACGAGATCGGCAACGTGCTGGGCGTCGCGGGGGTGGAGTACATGCTGGAGCAGGGGGCGCCGTCCCCCTTCAAGTTCTGCTTCGGAGCGCCCTCCTGCGTGCCGGCCACCACGTTCGAGACCGCCGGCGCCACGATCACCGTCGAGGAGGTCGAAGCCCTGCTCGATGACGATCGCATCGGCTATCTCAGCGAGATGATGAACTTCCCCGGCGTCCTGGGGGGCGATCCGGAGTGCCTCGCGAAGATCAAAGCGGCCCAGGAACGCAACAAGCCGGTCGATGGCCACGCCCCCGGACTCCGCGGCGAGGAGGCGGCCCGTTACGTCGCCGCCGGCATGACGACCGACCACGAGTGCTTCACGATCGAAGAGGCCCGGGACAAGCTGGCCGCGGGCTGCAAGATCGCCATCCGCGAGGGCTCCGCCGCCCGGAACTTCGACGCCCTGCAGCCCCTCATCAGCGAGGCGCCCGGCCAGGTCCTGCTGTGCAGCGACGACAAGCACCCGGACGAGCTGGAGGTCGGCCACATCAACCTGCTGCTCCGCCGCGCCGTCGCCGCGGGGTCGGACGTCTTCGACGCTCTCCGCGCCGCCTGCCAAGTCCCGGTCGAGCACTACTCCCTGCCGGTCGGCCTGCTGCGGGTGGGCGACCCGGCCGACTTCGTGGAGATCGATTCGCTCACCGAGTTCAACGTCCGCCGCACCTGGATCGACGGCGAGCTGGTCGCCGAGAACGGCGAGACGTTGCTGCCGCGTGTCGAGCCCGCGGTGGCGAACCAGTTCACGGCCCGCGAGGTGCGGGGCGAGGAGCTGGCGATCCCGGCGACCGGGGCGACGAGCCTCCGCGTCATCGAGGCGATCGACGGGCAGCTCATCACAAACGCCCTCAGCGAGACACCCAAGGAACACGCCGGCAACGTCGTGTCGGACGTCGACAAGGACGTGTTGAAGCTGGTCGTCGTCAACCGCTACGCGGACGCCCCGCCGGCGGTGGCGTTCATCAAGAACTTCGGACTCCAGCAGGGGGCGATCGCGTCGAGCGTGGCGCACGACTCGCACAACGTGATCGCCGTCGGCGTGGATGACACCGACCTGTCGACCGCCATCAACCTGGTGATGGACAACCAGGGGGGCCTCTCCGCCGCCAACCATAAAGAAGCAGTCGCGGAGGCGTTGCCGCTGCCCGTCGCCGGCCTGATGGCCACCGGCACGTGCCAAGAGGTCGCCGCTGCCTACCAAGAGCTCGACAAGCTCGCCAAAGCGTGGGGCAGCCCGTTGCGGGCGCCCTACATGACGCTCAGCTTCATGGCCCTCTTGGTCATCCCGGCGCTCAAGCTCAGCGATAAGGGCTTGTTCGACGGGGCAAAGTTCGAGTTCGTGCCGTTGATGGATTGA
- the hemB gene encoding Delta-aminolevulinic acid dehydratase: MSMSQHGSFPATRPRRVRRYEWSRRLVSEHRLSAADLIWPLFICEGQGQREAIPSMPGVERLSVDLLEPAIAEAVELGIPAVALFPATPNELKTPGAEEAWNPDNLVCRALREVKQKLGDAVGVIADVALDPYSSHGQDGLVVDGYVDNDTTLDALCRQAVTQAKAGCDVIAPSDMMDGRVAAIRAALDEAGQQHVSLLAYAAKYASAYYGPFRDAVGSAGSLGKGDKKTYQMDPANTDEALREVALDLAEGADMVMVKPGQPYLDIVTRVKREFGAPTFAYQVSGEYAQIAAAAERGWLDRDAVMMESLMAFKRAGADGVLTYFAVEAARLLRK, from the coding sequence ATGAGCATGTCACAGCACGGTTCTTTCCCCGCCACACGCCCCCGCCGGGTGCGGCGTTACGAGTGGTCGCGTCGCCTCGTGTCGGAGCACCGGCTGTCGGCGGCCGACCTGATCTGGCCTTTGTTCATCTGCGAGGGGCAGGGCCAACGCGAGGCGATCCCCTCGATGCCGGGCGTGGAGCGGTTGAGCGTCGATCTGCTGGAGCCCGCCATCGCCGAGGCGGTCGAGCTGGGCATCCCGGCGGTGGCCCTCTTCCCGGCGACTCCCAATGAGCTCAAGACGCCCGGCGCCGAGGAGGCTTGGAACCCGGACAACCTCGTCTGCCGCGCGCTGCGCGAGGTGAAGCAGAAGCTGGGCGACGCGGTCGGCGTCATTGCCGACGTGGCGCTCGACCCGTACAGCTCGCACGGCCAGGACGGCCTGGTCGTCGACGGTTACGTCGACAACGACACGACGCTCGACGCCCTCTGCCGCCAGGCGGTCACCCAGGCGAAGGCGGGCTGCGACGTGATCGCCCCCAGCGACATGATGGACGGACGCGTCGCCGCGATCCGCGCGGCCCTCGACGAGGCGGGGCAGCAGCACGTCAGCCTCCTGGCGTACGCGGCGAAGTACGCGTCGGCGTACTACGGCCCGTTCCGCGACGCGGTCGGCTCGGCCGGCTCGCTCGGCAAGGGGGATAAGAAGACCTACCAGATGGACCCGGCCAACACCGACGAGGCGCTCCGCGAGGTCGCGCTCGACCTGGCCGAGGGCGCCGACATGGTGATGGTCAAACCGGGCCAGCCCTACCTCGACATCGTGACGCGCGTGAAACGGGAGTTCGGCGCGCCGACCTTCGCCTACCAAGTCTCTGGCGAGTACGCCCAGATCGCCGCCGCCGCGGAGCGGGGCTGGCTCGACCGCGACGCGGTGATGATGGAGAGCCTGATGGCGTTCAAGCGCGCGGGCGCCGACGGCGTGCTGACGTATTTCGCCGTCGAGGCGGCGCGGTTGTTGCGCAAGTAG
- the atsA_7 gene encoding Arylsulfatase precursor → MTRFQHAATITFLTLASFATAADRGPNVVLILVDDLGWRDLGVTGSDYYETPHVDRLFASGMHFRRGYASCQVCSPTRASLLTGKAPPRHGITNWIGAPYGERWKRNTPFEAAGYVHSLPAEDTTLAEAFKSLDYRTFFAGKWHLGGEGSLPTDHGFDINLGGHHRGSPPGGYFSPYKNPYLKDGPAGESLTLRLADETAGFIRDQGDAPYFAMLSFYTVHGPLQTTRERWEANRVEALAKPQPERRFRFDRRLPVRQVQDHPVYAGMVETMDEAVGRVLAAIDESGQRENTIVVFTSDNGGVAAGDGRATSSLPLRGGKGRQWEGGFRVPLAIAWPGRIGAGQTTDVRAISTDLYPTLLELVGVDQRPEQHVDGVSLGRLLKGGSIPDRPLFWHYPHYGNQGGEPSSVILKQDWKLVRYHEDGREELYHLTNDAGEQVDLAAENGERVAALGEELDAWLAETGATQPPMNGAFDAMAFSRELRKLRTKRMDQEERGAKRVLEADWEPDPTWWGSKPAE, encoded by the coding sequence ATGACTCGTTTTCAACACGCGGCGACAATCACCTTCCTGACGCTGGCGAGCTTCGCCACCGCGGCGGACCGCGGCCCGAACGTGGTGCTCATCCTGGTCGATGACCTCGGCTGGCGGGACCTGGGCGTGACGGGGAGCGACTACTACGAAACGCCCCACGTCGACCGGCTGTTCGCCTCGGGCATGCACTTCCGCCGGGGCTACGCGAGCTGCCAGGTCTGCAGCCCGACCCGCGCGAGCCTGCTGACCGGCAAGGCGCCCCCACGCCACGGGATCACCAACTGGATCGGCGCGCCGTATGGCGAGCGCTGGAAACGCAACACGCCCTTCGAGGCGGCCGGCTACGTTCACTCGCTGCCCGCCGAAGACACCACGCTCGCCGAGGCGTTCAAATCGCTCGACTACCGGACCTTCTTCGCCGGCAAGTGGCACCTGGGGGGCGAGGGCTCGCTTCCGACCGATCACGGCTTCGACATCAACCTCGGCGGGCACCACCGGGGCTCGCCACCGGGCGGGTACTTCTCGCCGTACAAGAACCCCTACTTGAAGGACGGCCCCGCCGGCGAGAGCCTCACACTCCGCCTCGCGGACGAGACGGCCGGATTCATCCGCGACCAAGGGGACGCGCCTTACTTCGCGATGCTGTCGTTCTACACGGTTCACGGGCCGTTGCAGACGACGCGCGAGCGTTGGGAGGCGAACCGTGTCGAAGCCCTAGCGAAGCCCCAACCGGAGCGCCGCTTCCGGTTCGACCGCCGCCTGCCGGTCCGCCAGGTGCAGGACCACCCGGTCTACGCCGGCATGGTCGAGACGATGGACGAAGCGGTCGGGCGTGTGCTGGCGGCGATCGACGAGAGCGGACAGCGCGAGAACACGATCGTCGTCTTTACGTCGGACAACGGCGGCGTCGCCGCCGGTGACGGCCGCGCCACCAGCTCGCTGCCGCTGCGCGGCGGCAAGGGGCGGCAGTGGGAGGGGGGCTTCCGCGTGCCGCTCGCCATCGCCTGGCCCGGCCGCATCGGGGCGGGCCAGACGACCGATGTCCGCGCCATCAGCACCGACCTCTACCCGACGCTGCTCGAGCTGGTCGGTGTCGATCAACGGCCCGAGCAGCACGTCGACGGCGTGAGCCTCGGCCGGTTGCTCAAGGGCGGATCGATCCCCGACCGCCCCCTCTTCTGGCACTACCCGCACTACGGCAACCAGGGGGGCGAGCCGAGCAGCGTCATCCTCAAGCAGGACTGGAAGCTCGTCCGCTACCACGAGGACGGCCGCGAGGAGCTGTACCACCTGACCAACGACGCCGGCGAGCAGGTCGACCTGGCCGCGGAGAACGGCGAGCGTGTCGCGGCGCTCGGCGAGGAGCTCGACGCGTGGCTCGCCGAGACCGGCGCGACCCAGCCGCCGATGAACGGGGCGTTCGACGCGATGGCGTTCTCCCGCGAGCTGCGGAAGCTCCGCACCAAGCGGATGGACCAAGAGGAGCGGGGCGCCAAGCGCGTGCTCGAAGCCGATTGGGAGCCCGACCCGACGTGGTGGGGCTCCAAGCCGGCCGAGTGA